A window of Pomacea canaliculata isolate SZHN2017 linkage group LG3, ASM307304v1, whole genome shotgun sequence contains these coding sequences:
- the LOC112559671 gene encoding uncharacterized protein LOC112559671 — protein sequence MADKASGRPVNSSTLFAIGSVTKAFTATILGMLMDESNRGYTWQTLIKDILGSDFQMTDNYINSHMTVKDMLVHRTGLANPNIPLFAGAAEGMSRRDFTRRLQYLPVAGDFRDEWNYNNWMYVLAGRVAEVMGGASWEELLHQRIFQPLQMNDSRVIGYNVEVDATTSPCLMLSSRMKWCCRTPQFTAEPAGAIASSADDMAKWLSFHLQEGVTPAQEPLLKKETLEETYNLHTALSVKFLKRDFVKKPQFPVTFSSFGYGLAWFISSYRGYQVTWHSGGIYSYITYLVLIRDLDIGIYIGTSAPFNSTSGVTAIEVFYYIADLLLEEDPWLDTVTSCQFPGPWLGAPEQGPSNTNDVPIVVPGLVEKPKLFEGTYGNRLFGDIVVSIDTSGDLLANYSRILGKLHKTSQTHVLMLDMYGSLEFMKYGGQNVMYINMTFTSPGQGGEYQSLLVSSPDMGEMDVLLYQRGVTFSDLSDLRQSDSTSAGTQSSSLLLHGALVACADDEIKCP from the exons ATGGCCGACAAAGCGTCTGGACGACCGGTGAATTCCTCCACCTTGTTCGCCATCGGGTCGGTGACCAAGGCCTTCACAGCCACTATCCTGGGTATGCTGATGGATGAGAGTAACAG GGGGTACACATGGCAGACACTGATCAAAGACATTCTTGGCAGTGACTTCCAGATGACAGACAATTACATCAACAGTCACATGACAGTCAAAGATATGTTGGTGCACAGGACAGGTCTGGCTAACCCTAACATACCACTTTTTGCTGGAGCTGCAGAGGGAATGTCCAGAAGAGATTTTACAAG GCGGCTTCAGTATTTACCTGTGGCGGGGGACTTTCGTGACGAGTGGAACTACAACAACTGGATGTACGTACTGGCCGGGAGGGTGGCCGAGGTGATGGGCGGAGCATCCTGGGAGGAGCTTCTCCATCAACGCATCTTTCAGCCTTTGCAGATGAATGACAGCCGGGTCATCGGGTACAATGTGGAGGTGGATGCGACAACTTCGCCTTGCCTTATGCTCAGCTCAAGAATGAAGTGGTGCTGTCGGACACCTCAGTTTACAG CGGAGCCCGCCGGCGCCATCGCGTcttcagcagacgacatggcCAAGTGGTTGTCTTTCCACTTGCAGGAGGGAGTGACGCCGGCCCAAGAACCTCTCCTCAAGAAGGAAACCCTCGAGGAAACATACAATCTGCACACGGCGCTTtctgttaaatttttaaaaagagacttCGTGAAAAAGCCGCAGTTCCCTGTCACCTTCAGCAGCTTCGGCTATGGTTTGGCCTGGTTCATCTCTTCCTACCGAG GTTACCAGGTGACGTGGCATTCAGGAGGAATCTACAGCTACATCACTTACCTGGTCCTTATAAGAGACCTTGATATCGGGATCTACATCGGTACCAGCGCTCCGTTCAACAGCACTTCAGGTGTTACAGCCATCGAGGTCTTCTACTATATTGCTGACCTCCTCCTTGAGGAGGATCCTTGGTTAGACACAGTCACCTCCTGCCAGTTCCCTGGTCCCTGGCTAGGTGCACCAGAACAGGGCCCTTCCAACACTAACGATGTTCCTATCGTTGTCCCAGGCCTCGTCGAAAAACCTAAACTGTTCGAAGGGACGTATGGTAACAGACTGTTCGGGGACATCGTCGTCTCCATCGACACAAGCGGCGACCTTCTGGCCAACTACAGCCGCATCTTGGGCAAACTGCACAAGACCAGCCAAACCCACGTCCTAATGTTGGACATGTACGGTTCCCTGGAGTTTATGAAATATGGAGGACAAAATGTGATGTACATCAACATGACCTTCACCTCGCCAGGTCAAGGCGGGGAGTACCAGTCGCTCCTGGTCAGCTCCCCTGACATGGGGGAAATGGATGTGCTTCTGTACCAGCGAGGGGTGACATTTTCAGACCTTTCAGACCTCAGACAAAGTGACAGTACCAGTGCAGGCACACAGTCGTCTTCACTCTTACTTCATGGCGCCTTG GTAGCATGCGCAGACGACGAAATAAAGTGCCCATGA